One region of Halomicrobium urmianum genomic DNA includes:
- a CDS encoding carbohydrate ABC transporter permease, whose amino-acid sequence MAQEQTLRHRLAIHRPILNRIERLNETQFAYLLLVPAGLILGVVAIWPLIRTFEMSLHSDALLSPDVIGEFVGLQNYVEVITGQRDSQMGSAFFDPSNPFQSALAVTFIFTLVSVILETIIGFGQALVLDKQFKGRRWARVAIIMPLAVPIVIQGMIFYLMFQPNIGFLTEPLQQIGLFSSAPLAQSFDATVILIVADVWKTSAFMALLILAGLQSIDRNLYNVAKVAGATRWQRFKRITLPLVLPMVLVAMLFRTIQALKVYGLIETIASCNTVPSLSCMVVSTFSNGLYGTSATVAFIIAAIIGITVTGYVWKVGDDAIDT is encoded by the coding sequence ATGGCTCAAGAACAGACGCTTCGTCACAGACTCGCTATCCATCGACCGATACTGAACCGTATCGAGCGGTTAAACGAAACGCAGTTCGCGTATCTTTTATTGGTCCCTGCCGGGCTGATACTGGGGGTCGTAGCGATCTGGCCGCTGATCAGAACGTTCGAGATGTCCCTACACTCGGACGCGCTACTGTCCCCGGACGTCATCGGCGAGTTCGTTGGACTTCAGAACTACGTCGAGGTCATTACCGGGCAGCGCGACTCCCAAATGGGCTCGGCATTTTTCGACCCATCCAACCCCTTCCAGAGTGCGTTGGCGGTCACGTTCATATTCACACTTGTCAGTGTAATTCTAGAAACGATTATCGGATTTGGACAGGCGTTAGTGCTGGACAAGCAGTTCAAAGGACGGCGATGGGCACGTGTTGCCATCATCATGCCGCTCGCGGTTCCGATCGTCATTCAGGGGATGATCTTCTACCTGATGTTCCAACCAAACATCGGCTTCCTCACGGAACCGCTCCAGCAGATTGGTCTGTTCTCGTCGGCGCCATTGGCCCAAAGCTTCGACGCCACTGTCATTCTCATCGTGGCCGACGTGTGGAAGACGTCTGCGTTCATGGCACTACTGATTCTTGCGGGACTACAGAGTATCGACCGGAATCTCTACAACGTCGCTAAGGTAGCCGGTGCTACTCGGTGGCAGCGGTTCAAGCGAATCACACTCCCGCTTGTGCTGCCGATGGTCCTTGTAGCGATGTTGTTCCGGACTATTCAGGCACTCAAAGTTTACGGATTGATAGAGACCATCGCCAGTTGTAACACCGTGCCTTCGCTGTCCTGTATGGTTGTCTCGACGTTCAGCAACGGCTTATACGGGACATCTGCGACGGTTGCTTTCATCATCGCCGCGATCATAGGGATCACAGTCACGGGATACGTCTGGAAGGTCGGAGACGACGCCATCGATACGTAA
- a CDS encoding carbohydrate ABC transporter permease, with the protein MGENNKTSRVQAYVQQAIKRPESVYKVAFYIATFGFLVSTLFPFYWLTALAVTPRDELYGLGLLPNGFNPAVFIEIFQRAPLHRFIFNSIFLALTTTLFVLVIASVTGYVFGRLEFPGKIPLMLFILVISYFPPASFLIPLFELFTGNVTILGLKSPDLFNTPGSMILPFSALFMPLAIFILTTFYSQIPDGLEDAARIEGTTRLGALFRVIIPLSAPGVVTAGVLTFIYTYNEFFFSYLMNNGEPANWAPIVHGILSYQTQYEQLYNFMAAASLVAVIPVAILVVFAQEQIVSGLTSGALKE; encoded by the coding sequence ATGGGAGAAAATAATAAAACCAGTCGAGTTCAGGCGTACGTACAGCAAGCCATCAAGCGTCCCGAATCCGTCTACAAAGTGGCGTTCTACATCGCCACATTCGGATTTCTGGTGTCGACGCTGTTCCCGTTTTACTGGTTGACAGCCCTCGCGGTGACCCCACGCGACGAACTATATGGACTTGGCCTCCTCCCAAACGGATTTAATCCCGCCGTCTTCATCGAGATCTTCCAGCGGGCGCCACTGCATCGGTTCATCTTCAACAGCATCTTTCTGGCGCTAACAACAACGCTGTTCGTTCTCGTTATTGCATCGGTTACGGGGTACGTCTTCGGTCGACTCGAGTTTCCCGGGAAGATTCCACTCATGCTGTTTATATTGGTGATCTCATACTTTCCACCGGCTTCATTCCTCATCCCGCTCTTCGAACTCTTTACAGGCAACGTAACGATTCTTGGCCTGAAGTCACCGGATCTGTTCAACACACCGGGTTCGATGATACTACCGTTCAGTGCACTGTTTATGCCGCTAGCAATATTTATATTGACGACGTTCTATAGCCAGATCCCGGACGGACTCGAAGACGCAGCAAGAATCGAGGGAACAACGAGGCTTGGAGCGCTCTTCAGAGTAATTATCCCTCTATCTGCACCCGGCGTCGTAACAGCCGGTGTACTTACGTTTATCTACACGTACAACGAGTTCTTCTTCTCCTATCTGATGAACAACGGTGAACCGGCAAACTGGGCTCCCATCGTCCACGGTATCCTCAGCTACCAGACACAGTACGAACAGCTATACAATTTCATGGCAGCCGCGAGCCTCGTGGCCGTGATACCGGTCGCGATTCTTGTGGTATTCGCACAGGAGCAGATTGTGAGTGGACTAACATCCGGCGCACTCAAGGAGTAA
- a CDS encoding DUF7558 family protein codes for MQQTLIGCAFCNAPPGTETSEVHTWGKDERVTHPICVDCAIQTEPDPDVRDHVACDGCGVVVDTLAALTRFRVELGHLEGSLRLCARCSPGGPATYWTRNLEMHRVSD; via the coding sequence ATGCAGCAAACCCTCATCGGCTGTGCGTTCTGCAACGCCCCGCCCGGTACCGAGACTAGCGAGGTGCACACCTGGGGAAAGGACGAGCGAGTCACCCACCCGATCTGCGTCGACTGTGCCATCCAGACAGAGCCCGATCCCGACGTCCGCGATCACGTTGCCTGTGACGGCTGTGGGGTGGTCGTCGACACGCTCGCAGCGCTCACACGGTTCCGCGTCGAACTGGGGCATCTGGAAGGCTCCCTCCGGCTCTGCGCCCGCTGTAGTCCGGGTGGTCCAGCCACCTACTGGACGCGTAATCTCGAAATGCATCGTGTCTCTGATTGA
- a CDS encoding endo-1,4-beta-xylanase: protein MTRNHRPDGAESPTNEERRWGGDRLGSVDRRDYLRTLGAIGTTGLLGSTAVSSAAAQSGFDEAAADQRIRENQTGPLTVEVVDENGDPVSDADVEVEMTEHDFGWGNMVNVDNLLNRFGEGSDYYRHLRELFNTAVLENAHKWAIWEGDTQTADDAVDWLDENGFRIRGHTCVYGVEYATERRPDGRRQRRRAVRPRSDDAADRGRHHPLRGHDPGVGRRQRGGPPRPPPGGRLSR from the coding sequence ATGACACGGAATCATCGACCTGACGGAGCGGAGTCGCCGACGAACGAGGAACGACGGTGGGGCGGGGACCGACTCGGCTCAGTTGACAGACGGGACTACCTGCGAACGCTCGGAGCCATCGGGACGACCGGACTGCTCGGTTCGACGGCGGTTTCCTCGGCGGCAGCCCAGAGTGGGTTCGACGAGGCGGCGGCCGACCAGCGCATCCGAGAGAATCAGACCGGTCCGCTGACCGTCGAGGTCGTCGACGAGAACGGGGATCCGGTCTCCGATGCCGACGTCGAGGTCGAGATGACCGAACACGACTTCGGCTGGGGGAACATGGTCAACGTCGACAACTTGCTGAATCGGTTCGGCGAGGGCAGCGACTACTACCGGCACCTGCGAGAGCTGTTCAACACGGCCGTACTGGAGAACGCGCACAAGTGGGCGATCTGGGAGGGGGACACGCAGACCGCCGACGACGCCGTCGACTGGCTCGACGAGAACGGCTTCCGGATCAGGGGCCACACCTGCGTCTACGGCGTCGAGTACGCGACCGAGCGACGTCCAGACGGCCGCCGACAACGGCGACGGGCAGTCCGTCCGCGATCGGACGATGCAGCAGATCGAGGACGTCATCACCCACTACGGGGACACGATCCAGGAGTGGGACGTCGTCAACGAGGCGGTCCACCGCGGCCACCTCCAGGAGGGCGTCTATCCCGGTGA
- a CDS encoding substrate-binding domain-containing protein, which yields MNNKQSSSNRSVNRRRFVKAAGAAGTVALAGCSGNGDGGDGGGGDDGTDDNDRGGNDGGDTTGTPGQETITLDWAADPRIEQNKDVVLSELRNAGLPEHIELNIIAGSSVTDQRQDQYTQWLNSQRSKPDLLMMDGGWTIPFIVRDQVENLENHLSSDHIDTVNEEYFDSAVSTSKSQDGKLHAIPMWVGLPGMGYRKDLVKEAGYDPDGENWATEGITWEKFSKVVSEVKESNDGIEYGYTFQAADYEGLSCCNFNEFLSSWGGAYFGGNLFGPIGDRPITVNEEPVLNSIRMIRTFIHGEDDSEALDGYAGNIAPEAVLQWNEQNSADPFLNGNAVANRNWPSYIKDASEELGDSLGFMPIPHAVSADEAKYDGRGGPVGALGGWNMTMNPYSEKKEAATEFIKATMADSFHLEAVFKGVGQIPPKPSVLSSEGASEVPEIGRFMDTFRVIGENAVPRPVTAVWPQQSSEISGEVNTTLGQSKSPEDAMSDLESSLKQIEESV from the coding sequence ATGAATAATAAACAATCTTCATCGAACAGGTCGGTCAACCGGCGTCGGTTCGTTAAAGCGGCTGGTGCCGCGGGAACTGTTGCCCTCGCAGGTTGTAGCGGCAACGGGGACGGCGGCGACGGCGGTGGTGGCGACGACGGTACTGATGACAATGATAGAGGTGGTAACGACGGCGGTGATACTACCGGGACTCCGGGGCAGGAAACCATTACGCTTGATTGGGCTGCGGATCCACGGATTGAACAGAACAAAGATGTCGTCCTAAGCGAACTACGGAACGCGGGTCTTCCGGAGCATATTGAACTCAACATTATTGCTGGTTCGAGTGTTACCGATCAGCGCCAGGACCAGTACACTCAGTGGCTCAACTCTCAACGAAGCAAGCCCGACCTCCTGATGATGGACGGTGGCTGGACAATTCCGTTTATCGTCCGAGATCAGGTCGAGAACCTAGAAAACCATCTGTCGAGTGACCACATCGATACGGTCAACGAAGAATACTTCGATTCCGCAGTGTCAACATCGAAGAGTCAAGATGGCAAACTGCACGCCATCCCTATGTGGGTTGGCTTGCCGGGCATGGGCTACCGCAAGGACCTAGTTAAGGAAGCTGGATACGATCCAGACGGCGAAAACTGGGCGACTGAAGGCATTACCTGGGAGAAGTTCTCCAAAGTCGTGAGTGAAGTCAAGGAGAGTAACGACGGAATCGAGTACGGATACACTTTCCAGGCAGCCGACTACGAGGGACTGTCATGCTGTAACTTCAACGAGTTCCTGTCCTCTTGGGGCGGTGCGTACTTCGGTGGGAACCTGTTCGGCCCGATTGGTGACCGCCCGATTACCGTTAACGAGGAACCGGTTCTGAACTCCATCAGAATGATTCGCACGTTTATTCATGGAGAGGACGATTCAGAAGCCCTTGACGGTTATGCCGGCAATATTGCCCCGGAGGCTGTCCTCCAGTGGAACGAACAGAACTCTGCGGATCCCTTCTTGAACGGCAACGCCGTCGCTAACCGGAACTGGCCCTCTTACATCAAGGACGCTTCCGAGGAACTTGGTGATTCACTTGGATTCATGCCAATCCCACATGCGGTCTCGGCAGACGAGGCTAAATACGACGGTCGTGGCGGACCAGTGGGTGCACTCGGCGGCTGGAACATGACGATGAACCCCTATTCCGAGAAGAAGGAAGCTGCTACGGAATTCATTAAAGCGACGATGGCCGACAGCTTCCACCTCGAGGCTGTGTTCAAGGGCGTTGGTCAAATCCCGCCGAAGCCGTCCGTGCTCAGCTCGGAAGGAGCGTCAGAGGTTCCAGAGATAGGTAGATTCATGGACACGTTCCGCGTCATCGGCGAAAATGCCGTTCCCCGGCCAGTTACTGCAGTCTGGCCGCAGCAGTCCTCAGAGATCTCCGGCGAGGTCAATACTACTCTCGGTCAATCGAAATCCCCCGAGGACGCGATGTCCGATCTCGAGTCCTCGCTCAAGCAGATCGAAGAGAGCGTTTGA
- a CDS encoding IS5 family transposase — translation MSKISRFTSKVVQLAKNAVGGRGEVAAPEGGGGFAEYAVVSLHCLRVYLEKSYREALDLLSEMPQILGEIGLNAADLPDHSTLVKWFDRIKTALWRVLLRLSAQLHEPSGHAAIDATFFDRETASKHYCRRTNYRVQTLKATALVDTESHAILDVHCTTEKRHDTQLGWQVARRNAGDLASLAADKGYDWMELREKLRDEGVRPLIKHREFRPIDHAHNARIDGPRYRQRSTCETVFSTIKRTLGDAVRARAWFREFREIVLKCVVHNIKRAVTP, via the coding sequence ATGTCGAAAATTTCCCGCTTCACGAGCAAAGTCGTTCAGTTAGCTAAAAATGCTGTTGGTGGGCGAGGCGAAGTCGCCGCCCCCGAAGGGGGTGGCGGCTTCGCCGAGTATGCGGTAGTGTCGCTGCACTGTCTGCGGGTTTACCTGGAAAAATCCTACCGAGAAGCACTCGATTTGCTGAGTGAGATGCCACAAATACTCGGGGAGATCGGCCTCAACGCGGCCGATCTTCCCGACCACTCCACGCTAGTCAAGTGGTTTGACAGAATCAAGACAGCGCTCTGGCGAGTACTGCTGCGCCTCTCGGCGCAGCTGCACGAGCCAAGCGGTCACGCCGCCATCGACGCGACGTTCTTCGACCGCGAAACCGCCAGCAAACACTACTGCCGCCGGACGAATTACCGCGTCCAGACGCTCAAAGCGACTGCGCTCGTCGACACAGAAAGCCACGCGATTCTGGACGTTCACTGTACGACCGAGAAACGCCACGACACACAGCTCGGCTGGCAGGTCGCCCGCCGCAACGCGGGCGACCTGGCCAGCCTCGCTGCAGACAAAGGCTACGACTGGATGGAATTACGCGAGAAACTCCGCGATGAGGGCGTGAGACCACTGATCAAACACCGCGAGTTCCGGCCCATCGATCACGCGCACAACGCGCGGATCGATGGGCCTCGCTACCGCCAACGATCGACGTGTGAAACCGTCTTCTCGACGATCAAGCGCACGCTCGGCGACGCCGTGCGTGCGCGAGCGTGGTTTCGGGAGTTCCGCGAAATCGTCCTGAAATGTGTCGTTCACAACATCAAGCGAGCCGTGACACCGTGA
- a CDS encoding IS5 family transposase gives MSRTLFRFVTQAVSLAQKRCAASPTSAVSDPAGNGFPAWKHVTLHFLRIHMDATYREIVDWVSEMDRVRGLLQLARSAFPAPSTLWRSFERAPMRVWRQLLRRSAARCDPGDHGALDATFFDRQAASSHYIARSDRHIRTLKATALIDTESCAVLDVHCSAHWPHDTQVGRRVALRNTTEIESLAGDNGYDDQSLRDALRTAGVRPVIRYRLFAHYDHAHNARLDSGLYGQRWMAETAFSVIKRRYGSAVRPRAWYREFRALVLTAAVYNLERSIKQ, from the coding sequence GTGTCTAGAACCCTCTTCCGCTTCGTTACACAAGCAGTGTCGCTAGCCCAAAAGCGCTGTGCCGCCAGCCCCACGTCGGCGGTGAGTGACCCGGCTGGCAACGGGTTTCCTGCCTGGAAGCACGTGACGCTGCATTTCTTGCGGATCCACATGGACGCGACGTACCGCGAAATCGTCGACTGGGTGAGTGAGATGGATCGCGTGCGTGGTTTGTTGCAGCTGGCGCGGTCGGCGTTTCCCGCGCCCTCAACGCTGTGGCGGTCGTTCGAGCGGGCGCCGATGCGTGTCTGGCGCCAGCTGCTCCGACGGTCCGCGGCACGCTGCGATCCCGGCGATCATGGCGCGCTGGATGCCACGTTTTTCGACCGGCAGGCGGCATCTAGCCACTACATCGCGCGGTCGGATCGCCACATACGGACGCTGAAAGCGACGGCCCTGATCGATACGGAGTCGTGTGCCGTCCTGGACGTCCACTGCTCGGCACACTGGCCCCACGATACCCAGGTGGGCCGTCGGGTCGCGCTGCGAAATACGACGGAAATCGAGAGTCTCGCCGGCGACAACGGCTACGACGATCAGTCGCTGCGGGACGCACTCCGCACCGCAGGCGTCCGGCCGGTCATCAGATACCGGCTGTTCGCACACTACGACCACGCACACAACGCACGGTTGGACAGCGGGCTCTACGGGCAACGCTGGATGGCAGAGACCGCCTTCTCGGTCATCAAGCGTCGATACGGCTCCGCTGTCAGGCCACGCGCCTGGTACCGAGAATTTCGGGCACTGGTACTCACCGCTGCCGTCTACAACCTCGAACGCTCCATCAAACAGTGA
- a CDS encoding ABC transporter ATP-binding protein, with amino-acid sequence MAQVTLSDITKRYDDGEGGVVAVDDMNLDINDGEFVCLVGPSGCGKSTTMETIAGLTQPTEGTIFIGDRDVTTLPPKDRGVAMVFQNIALFPHMDVYDNISFGLRLRDFPQDEIDRRVEHAADIVQLEGMLDRMPDEMSGGQRQRVAIARAIVREPDVFLMDEPLANLDAKLRVHMRTELQRLHKELDTTIIYVTHDQAEAMTMSDRIAVIDSGELQQIAPPLVCYNEPANLFVAGFIGSPSMNFVEGTVDEGGVETEHFRVEFDPATIDGLGVGDQVTMGVRPENVHPASETDEIAHPSAPIDARTDVLEPMGDEIFAYLLMGEGQTSMAQETASSDQLLMSIDPDSPIQEDDDIQVVLDREKIHLFHAASGDALTHDLVSPTSGKPADTRAETDD; translated from the coding sequence ATGGCACAAGTTACCCTCAGCGACATCACGAAGCGCTACGACGACGGCGAGGGCGGCGTTGTCGCCGTCGACGACATGAACCTGGACATCAACGACGGGGAGTTCGTCTGCCTCGTCGGCCCCTCGGGCTGCGGGAAGTCGACCACGATGGAGACCATCGCCGGCCTCACCCAGCCCACGGAGGGCACGATCTTCATCGGCGACCGTGACGTGACGACCCTGCCGCCGAAGGACCGCGGGGTGGCGATGGTGTTCCAGAACATCGCCCTGTTCCCCCACATGGACGTCTACGACAACATCAGCTTCGGGCTGCGCCTGCGGGACTTCCCGCAGGACGAGATCGACCGCCGCGTCGAGCACGCCGCGGACATCGTCCAGCTCGAGGGCATGCTCGACCGGATGCCCGACGAGATGTCCGGCGGGCAGCGCCAGCGCGTCGCCATCGCCCGCGCCATCGTCCGCGAGCCCGACGTCTTCCTGATGGACGAGCCGCTGGCCAACCTCGACGCCAAGCTGCGTGTCCACATGCGCACGGAGCTCCAGCGCCTGCACAAGGAACTGGACACCACGATCATCTACGTCACCCACGACCAGGCCGAGGCGATGACCATGTCCGACCGGATCGCCGTCATCGACTCCGGCGAACTCCAGCAGATCGCCCCGCCGCTGGTCTGCTACAACGAGCCCGCGAACCTCTTCGTCGCCGGGTTCATCGGCTCGCCGTCGATGAACTTCGTCGAGGGGACCGTCGACGAGGGCGGTGTAGAGACCGAGCACTTCCGCGTCGAGTTCGATCCCGCCACCATCGACGGGCTTGGCGTCGGCGACCAGGTGACAATGGGCGTCCGCCCCGAGAACGTCCACCCGGCGTCCGAGACGGACGAGATCGCGCATCCGTCGGCGCCGATCGACGCCAGAACGGATGTGCTGGAGCCGATGGGCGATGAAATCTTCGCCTACCTACTGATGGGCGAGGGCCAGACCTCCATGGCCCAGGAGACGGCCTCCAGCGACCAGCTGCTGATGTCCATCGACCCCGACTCGCCCATCCAGGAGGACGACGACATCCAGGTCGTCCTCGATAGGGAGAAGATCCACCTCTTCCACGCGGCGTCCGGCGACGCGCTGACTCACGACCTCGTCTCACCGACCAGCGGCAAGCCGGCGGACACGCGCGCGGAGACAGACGACTGA
- a CDS encoding DNA adenine methylase, which yields MARQDFTYVRDHVKENDLIFFDPPYPSVRKTSSFEQYHLGGFDFERHKELQQLAFDLDERSAYVMITNASDQRSEVDKDNYVEKLYSEDVLPDSFRKTKAQGERMINSDSIKRTDIGDTDIIVTNFSPFEEQRTFEDFR from the coding sequence ATCGCACGGCAGGATTTCACCTATGTCCGCGATCACGTTAAGGAAAATGACTTAATTTTTTTCGACCCACCGTACCCATCCGTCCGGAAAACAAGCAGCTTCGAGCAGTATCATCTCGGTGGATTCGACTTTGAACGCCACAAAGAGCTCCAACAGCTGGCATTTGACCTCGATGAGCGCAGTGCCTACGTCATGATCACGAATGCCAGCGATCAGAGAAGTGAGGTCGACAAGGATAACTATGTAGAGAAGCTCTATTCTGAAGATGTCCTTCCGGACTCATTCCGGAAAACGAAGGCCCAAGGGGAGCGGATGATCAATAGCGATTCAATTAAGCGAACCGATATCGGCGATACTGATATCATCGTTACCAACTTCTCTCCCTTCGAAGAACAACGAACCTTCGAGGACTTTCGGTAG
- a CDS encoding TrmB family transcriptional regulator: MGLDEIESVLEEYGLSPYQANAYLTILELRDASASEINEASNVPQPRIYDILETLDEKGLVETYEKESLRARIIDPTEFTSQLEEKADNFVESAELINDYWEKSPLEKHSFEIYSDFTKVINYADEDIRQANESIHLAISASNFLQVRDALTDVVANGIIVNVSAYVSEESETGIEDLAPYLRETTSEARYRRDPAPFLALVDAHKAYFGVSRPRTGYGMFVQDQALSTMLYRYFQDTLWRRWDIIHERSTGDLPKEYASIRQCIRELQPYSDKENPLWVSVDGYETETGRETHVEGFITDIFPDTDDDVTLKEADQVFLVVESESESYTIGGFGALVEDVRATRIQISNVEPLTDKST; the protein is encoded by the coding sequence ATGGGCCTTGACGAAATTGAGAGCGTCCTTGAAGAGTACGGTTTGTCTCCATACCAGGCCAACGCCTATCTCACTATTCTAGAACTTCGCGATGCCTCTGCTTCCGAGATCAACGAAGCGTCTAACGTACCACAACCTCGCATCTACGATATCCTTGAAACTTTAGATGAGAAAGGACTCGTAGAAACCTACGAAAAGGAGTCTCTGAGAGCACGTATCATTGATCCAACTGAGTTTACGTCTCAGCTGGAAGAAAAAGCCGATAACTTCGTCGAATCTGCTGAATTGATTAATGACTATTGGGAGAAGTCACCCCTAGAAAAGCATTCATTCGAAATATATAGTGATTTCACTAAAGTAATCAACTATGCGGATGAAGATATTCGGCAGGCAAACGAGAGCATCCACTTAGCGATCTCGGCATCAAATTTTCTTCAAGTGCGCGATGCGCTCACAGATGTGGTTGCGAACGGTATTATAGTGAATGTTTCTGCTTACGTCAGTGAAGAATCAGAGACGGGAATTGAAGACTTGGCTCCATACTTACGAGAGACGACATCAGAAGCTCGATATCGCAGGGACCCTGCGCCGTTTCTGGCGCTAGTTGACGCTCATAAGGCATATTTTGGGGTCTCGCGACCTCGTACTGGATATGGAATGTTCGTTCAAGATCAAGCGCTTTCAACGATGCTCTACCGGTATTTTCAGGATACTCTCTGGAGACGTTGGGATATAATTCACGAGCGAAGTACGGGAGATCTACCGAAGGAGTACGCCAGTATAAGACAGTGTATTCGTGAATTGCAACCGTACTCTGACAAGGAAAACCCACTTTGGGTGTCAGTCGACGGGTACGAGACTGAAACCGGCCGTGAAACACATGTGGAGGGGTTTATTACTGACATTTTCCCGGATACAGACGATGACGTTACACTAAAAGAGGCTGATCAGGTCTTTCTGGTCGTTGAATCCGAATCTGAGTCATATACGATCGGTGGATTTGGGGCTCTTGTCGAAGATGTCCGTGCGACCAGAATCCAGATCTCAAACGTTGAACCACTCACTGACAAGAGTACTTAA
- a CDS encoding RICIN domain-containing protein, whose product MQQIEDVITHYGDTIQEWDVVNEAVHRGHLQEGVYPGEINADEPMSSQRSPWTTQLLADWYAQAESVVDENGLDVEIGTNDFNTLTWDQDPYYEQVQFLADQGVDVDFMGHQAHIGLTNVNGQQWDYGIINQLFEQFADLPATQRITEYDMAGDSWSGHQQRADVMRAFLKTAYGHPDVDEFVIWGMWDETHWKGEAPFFEEDWSEKPAFDVWRNLVLDEWWTDETATTGSDGTATVDTFLGEHEVRVDGTVVGTVSVTDPAGATVRVSGDEVTGTPGDGEEPSPADPPSVSPVQLNGTYRVESANSGLALSIEGGSTEDGANVVQRTYESAADQHWTFEHLGDGVHRIETVASSASLDVVDGEMGDGANVRQWPWNGSQAQRFLVGEADDGDLVIVARHSNRALDVSGGSTEDGANVQQYTYHGGENQEWTVTAVGEDGPPTVGENTNAPTDPDGDGLYEDLNGNGEADYADVVDYFDNMEDLSMTDHTDAYDYNGNGEIDFADLVELFEEVN is encoded by the coding sequence ATGCAGCAGATCGAGGACGTCATCACCCACTACGGGGACACGATCCAGGAGTGGGACGTCGTCAACGAGGCGGTCCACCGCGGCCACCTCCAGGAGGGCGTCTATCCCGGTGAGATCAACGCCGACGAGCCGATGTCGAGCCAGCGCAGTCCCTGGACCACGCAGCTGCTGGCCGACTGGTACGCGCAGGCGGAGTCAGTGGTCGACGAGAACGGGCTGGACGTCGAAATCGGGACGAACGACTTCAACACGCTCACGTGGGATCAGGACCCGTACTACGAGCAGGTCCAGTTCCTCGCCGACCAGGGCGTCGACGTCGACTTCATGGGCCACCAGGCCCACATCGGCCTGACGAACGTCAACGGCCAGCAGTGGGACTACGGGATAATCAATCAGCTGTTCGAGCAGTTCGCCGACCTCCCGGCCACCCAGCGCATCACGGAGTACGACATGGCGGGCGACAGCTGGTCGGGTCACCAGCAACGGGCCGACGTGATGCGGGCGTTCCTCAAGACAGCCTACGGCCACCCCGACGTCGACGAGTTCGTGATCTGGGGCATGTGGGACGAGACCCACTGGAAGGGCGAGGCGCCGTTCTTCGAGGAGGACTGGTCGGAGAAGCCGGCCTTCGACGTGTGGCGGAACCTGGTGCTCGACGAGTGGTGGACCGACGAGACCGCGACGACCGGTTCGGACGGAACGGCGACCGTCGACACCTTCCTCGGCGAGCACGAGGTCCGGGTCGACGGCACGGTCGTCGGGACGGTGTCGGTGACGGACCCGGCCGGGGCGACCGTCCGGGTCAGCGGCGACGAGGTCACGGGAACGCCGGGCGACGGCGAGGAGCCGTCACCGGCGGATCCGCCGTCGGTGTCGCCGGTGCAGCTGAACGGGACCTACCGGGTAGAGAGCGCCAACAGCGGACTGGCGCTATCGATCGAGGGCGGGTCGACCGAGGACGGCGCGAACGTGGTCCAGCGGACCTACGAGAGCGCGGCGGACCAGCACTGGACGTTCGAGCACCTCGGCGACGGCGTCCACCGGATCGAGACCGTCGCCAGCAGTGCGTCGCTGGACGTCGTCGACGGGGAGATGGGCGACGGAGCGAACGTCCGCCAGTGGCCCTGGAACGGCTCTCAAGCGCAGCGGTTCCTGGTCGGTGAGGCCGACGACGGAGACCTCGTCATCGTCGCACGACACAGCAACCGGGCGCTGGACGTGTCGGGCGGGTCGACCGAGGACGGCGCGAACGTCCAGCAGTACACCTACCACGGCGGCGAGAACCAGGAGTGGACAGTGACCGCTGTCGGCGAGGACGGCCCGCCGACCGTCGGGGAGAACACAAACGCGCCGACGGATCCGGACGGCGACGGGTTGTACGAGGACCTCAACGGCAACGGCGAGGCCGACTACGCCGACGTCGTCGACTACTTCGACAACATGGAGGACCTGTCGATGACCGACCACACCGACGCCTACGACTACAACGGCAACGGCGAGATCGACTTCGCCGACCTCGTGGAGCTGTTCGAGGAGGTGAACTGA